From Helicobacter kayseriensis:
AATACTGGGTTTGAAACAGCTCAATATACTCTCAATCGTAAAGATACAAGCTCTGATGCTTATTATTATGTCAATCTGGGAGAAGCTAAAAATATTCAAATTGATTCTGATCAAATCTCTTCTGCAACAACAGCAATGTTAAGCAACTACACCCTTTATCTTGCTAACTTCAACTCTTTAAATAAGAGATTGGGAGAACTTAGAGACAACACAAATGAACATGGTGTATGGTCAAGAGTCTTTACAGGATCAATGAGCAATGACTTTGGGATTGGTGGCACTCAAACTTATCTCACAGTGCAAGCAGGATATGATTATGGTGTGACTTTAGAAAATGCAAGAAACTATATTGGAGTTGCTCTTGCATATGTCAGCTCCAAAAACCAAAGCAAAGAAACAACCATTGCTCTAGGGAGAAATGCTAGCCTTACAGGAAAAACTACAGGAACATCTCAAGGTGGAGAACTTGCGATATATAACTCTTATATTGCAGATAGCGGACTTTATAGCGATAGCATTTTAAAACTTGCCTATCTTAATTCTGAGTTTGATCTCTTCAATCAAGCTAAAGCAAGCAATATTGCAAATATAAGCGCTGTTTTAAGTCAAGAAGTGGGATATATCTTCACATTTGATCAAGTTAAAGGCCTTTATATCACTCCTAGTGGAGAATTTTCATTTGGATACCTTAGTCAATCAGACTTCACACAAACACTTCAGAAAAATAATCAAACCTACACTCTGACATCCTCTCAAGATGCTGTGACGATTTTCAAAAGCAAGGTTGAAGCAACATTGGGATATTTCTTTGAGTTTGGAGAGCAAGAAGCAAATCATGCTACAAAAGGAATGTCTTTATATGTTGGAACAGGATAT
This genomic window contains:
- a CDS encoding autotransporter outer membrane beta-barrel domain-containing protein is translated as NTGFETAQYTLNRKDTSSDAYYYVNLGEAKNIQIDSDQISSATTAMLSNYTLYLANFNSLNKRLGELRDNTNEHGVWSRVFTGSMSNDFGIGGTQTYLTVQAGYDYGVTLENARNYIGVALAYVSSKNQSKETTIALGRNASLTGKTTGTSQGGELAIYNSYIADSGLYSDSILKLAYLNSEFDLFNQAKASNIANISAVLSQEVGYIFTFDQVKGLYITPSGEFSFGYLSQSDFTQTLQKNNQTYTLTSSQDAVTIFKSKVEATLGYFFEFGEQEANHATKGMSLYVGTGYEYDLLLSGGNINYKSNNSQANQYDALKSDGRVLLNVGTNIVFNDMVRVYADFETTFAGKINKDYQVNLGVRIGFGDNPTKEEKPTKEETKAPLSIKSE